The following coding sequences lie in one Saccharopolyspora hordei genomic window:
- the guaB gene encoding IMP dehydrogenase, translating into MTSELSAPGLPSKFATLGLTFDDVLLLPDESDVIPSGVDTSTQLSRNVRLRIPLVSAAMDTVTEARMAIAMARQGGVGILQRNLSVEEQASQVEVVKRSEAGMVTDPVTCSPDDTLADVDALCARFRISGVPVTDPDGTLVGIITNRDMRFEVDYTRRVREVMTAAPLVTAQVGVTAEAALGLLRRNKIEKLPIVDGAGKLRGLITVKDFVKTEQYPDATKDPDGRLLCGAAVGVGADSHERAMALVDAGVDVLIVDTAHGHSRAVLETVSTLKKELGNSVDVIGGNVATRAGAQALIDAGADAVKVGVGPGSICTTRVVAGVGVPQISAIYEASMACRPAGVPIIGDGGIQYSGDIGKAIAAGASSVMLGSLLAGTAEAPGELVLVNGKQFKVYRGMGSLGAMQSRGQGKSYSKDRYFQDDVLSEDKLVPEGIEGRVPFRGPLSQVVAQLVGGLRSGMGYTGSSTIPELQEARLVRITAAGLKESHPHDITMTVEAPNYSGR; encoded by the coding sequence ATGACCAGCGAACTCTCCGCTCCTGGCCTCCCCTCGAAGTTCGCGACTCTGGGTCTGACCTTCGATGACGTGCTCCTGCTGCCTGATGAGTCCGACGTCATCCCCAGCGGAGTCGACACGTCCACGCAGCTCTCCCGCAACGTCCGGCTGCGCATCCCGCTGGTGTCGGCCGCGATGGACACCGTGACCGAAGCGCGGATGGCGATCGCGATGGCCCGCCAGGGCGGGGTCGGGATCCTGCAGCGCAACCTCTCGGTGGAGGAGCAGGCCTCCCAGGTCGAGGTGGTCAAGCGCTCCGAGGCGGGCATGGTCACCGACCCGGTCACCTGCTCGCCCGACGACACGCTCGCCGACGTCGACGCGCTGTGCGCCCGCTTCCGGATCTCCGGCGTCCCGGTGACCGACCCCGACGGCACGCTCGTCGGCATCATCACCAACCGCGACATGCGGTTCGAGGTCGACTACACGCGCCGCGTGCGCGAGGTCATGACCGCCGCGCCGCTGGTGACCGCGCAGGTCGGCGTCACCGCGGAGGCCGCGCTCGGGCTGCTGCGCCGGAACAAGATCGAGAAGCTGCCGATCGTGGACGGCGCGGGCAAGCTCCGCGGCCTCATCACCGTCAAGGACTTCGTCAAGACCGAGCAGTACCCGGACGCCACCAAGGACCCGGACGGCCGGCTGCTGTGCGGCGCCGCGGTGGGCGTCGGCGCGGACTCGCACGAGCGCGCGATGGCGCTGGTGGACGCGGGCGTCGACGTGCTCATCGTGGACACCGCGCACGGGCACTCCCGCGCGGTGCTGGAGACCGTCAGCACGCTGAAGAAGGAACTCGGCAACTCGGTCGACGTGATCGGCGGCAACGTCGCCACCCGCGCGGGCGCGCAGGCGCTGATCGACGCCGGTGCGGACGCGGTGAAGGTCGGCGTCGGACCGGGCTCGATCTGCACCACCCGCGTGGTCGCCGGCGTCGGGGTGCCGCAGATCAGCGCGATCTACGAGGCGAGCATGGCCTGCCGCCCGGCCGGGGTGCCGATCATCGGTGACGGCGGCATCCAGTACTCCGGCGACATCGGCAAGGCGATCGCCGCCGGGGCCAGCTCGGTGATGCTGGGCAGCCTGCTGGCGGGCACCGCCGAGGCGCCGGGCGAGCTGGTGCTGGTCAACGGCAAGCAGTTCAAGGTCTACCGCGGCATGGGCTCGCTGGGCGCGATGCAGTCCCGCGGCCAGGGCAAGTCCTACTCGAAGGACCGCTACTTCCAGGACGACGTGCTCTCCGAGGACAAGCTGGTGCCGGAGGGCATCGAGGGCCGGGTGCCGTTCCGCGGCCCGCTGTCGCAGGTCGTCGCGCAGCTGGTCGGCGGGCTCCGCTCGGGCATGGGCTACACCGGCTCGTCCACGATCCCGGAGCTGCAGGAGGCGCGGCTGGTGCGGATCACCGCGGCCGGCCTCAAGGAGAGCCACCCGCACGACATCACGATGACCGTCGAGGCGCCGAACTACTCCGGCCGCTGA
- a CDS encoding MerR family transcriptional regulator produces MSGVTTRPEPATGEETPAPIDSSGRPVTPDGAESGADEEPRLTVAAVARRLGVAPATLRTWDRRYGLGPSDHTSGRHRRYGPADIARLEQMQRALLRGASPMEAARYARTVSAQPPSQHEVAEQPAESGDGPVLLSGVLDAGDGIKLVGSNTGGRGLKLSGAGPEARGLGRAALALDSWSVQRLLIEAMSAEGVVATWKNMLQPVLRAVVERRQRSGSGIEVVQLLVDCASTALRSVIATAPPPLNPRPVVLAPVPRESQELELVALAAALAANRVGHRLFGAGLPSEGLAAAVRRSAPAAVVLWAEQAHYASPRVLEDIPITRQRARAFVAGAGWSSEALPAHVERLGPLEAAVARVSETVLG; encoded by the coding sequence ATGTCCGGCGTGACGACGCGGCCGGAACCAGCAACAGGGGAGGAGACCCCCGCCCCGATCGACAGCTCGGGACGACCGGTCACCCCGGACGGCGCCGAGTCGGGCGCCGACGAGGAGCCGCGGCTCACCGTCGCGGCGGTGGCCCGCCGCCTCGGTGTCGCACCCGCGACCCTGCGCACCTGGGACCGCCGCTACGGGTTGGGACCGAGCGACCACACCAGCGGTCGCCACCGACGGTACGGACCCGCGGACATCGCGCGCTTGGAACAGATGCAGCGCGCCCTGCTGCGCGGTGCCTCGCCGATGGAGGCCGCCCGGTACGCGCGCACGGTCTCCGCGCAGCCACCGTCCCAGCACGAGGTCGCCGAGCAGCCGGCGGAGAGCGGTGACGGCCCGGTGTTGCTGTCCGGCGTCCTGGACGCCGGGGACGGCATCAAGCTGGTCGGCTCCAACACCGGTGGCCGCGGCCTCAAGCTCAGCGGCGCGGGGCCCGAGGCCCGCGGTCTGGGGCGCGCGGCGCTCGCGCTGGACTCCTGGTCGGTGCAGCGCCTGCTCATCGAGGCGATGAGCGCGGAGGGCGTCGTCGCCACGTGGAAGAACATGCTGCAGCCCGTGCTGCGCGCGGTGGTCGAGCGCCGCCAGCGCTCCGGCTCGGGCATCGAGGTCGTGCAGCTGCTGGTCGACTGCGCCTCCACGGCGCTGCGGTCGGTGATCGCGACCGCGCCGCCCCCGCTCAACCCGCGCCCGGTGGTGCTCGCCCCGGTGCCCCGCGAGTCCCAGGAACTCGAGCTCGTGGCGCTCGCCGCCGCCCTGGCCGCCAACCGCGTCGGGCACCGCCTGTTCGGTGCCGGGCTGCCCAGCGAGGGGCTGGCGGCCGCGGTCCGGCGCTCCGCGCCCGCCGCGGTGGTGCTGTGGGCCGAGCAGGCGCACTACGCCTCGCCGCGGGTGCTGGAGGACATCCCGATCACCCGGCAGCGGGCGCGGGCGTTCGTGGCGGGCGCCGGGTGGTCGTCGGAGGCGCTGCCCGCGCACGTGGAGCGGCTCGGCCCGTTGGAGGCCGCTGTGGCTCGTGTTTCGGAAACCGTCCTGGGCTGA
- a CDS encoding response regulator transcription factor, with protein sequence MTTVLICDDRRSVREGLTRVMSAVPGVSRIDCVAHGDELLARFSRQAVDVVLVGTQRAVPNGVEATRRLVSAHPQANVIVFGAPDDAASIAAAIAGGARGYLRWDASRPELVAALAHTLASTSVPAPRQPSDPGVQLTERELQVLRGMSQGKSNGQIGRELYLSEDTVKTHARRLFRKLGVRDRAQAVAHGFRRGLVA encoded by the coding sequence GTGACGACGGTCCTGATCTGCGATGACCGACGTAGCGTCCGGGAAGGGCTCACTCGTGTGATGTCTGCCGTCCCCGGAGTGAGCCGGATCGATTGCGTCGCGCACGGCGACGAGCTGCTTGCCCGCTTCTCGCGGCAGGCCGTGGACGTGGTGCTGGTCGGCACGCAACGCGCGGTGCCGAACGGCGTCGAGGCCACCCGGCGGCTCGTGTCGGCGCACCCCCAAGCGAACGTGATCGTCTTCGGTGCTCCGGACGACGCAGCCAGCATCGCTGCCGCCATCGCCGGCGGTGCCCGCGGTTACCTCCGCTGGGACGCCTCGCGGCCGGAACTGGTCGCGGCGCTGGCGCACACGCTGGCGAGCACCTCGGTGCCCGCTCCCCGGCAGCCGTCCGACCCCGGTGTGCAGCTGACCGAGCGCGAGCTCCAGGTGCTGCGCGGCATGAGCCAGGGCAAGAGCAACGGCCAGATCGGCCGGGAGCTCTACCTCTCCGAGGACACGGTCAAGACCCACGCCCGCCGGCTGTTCCGCAAGCTCGGCGTGCGCGACCGCGCGCAGGCCGTCGCGCACGGCTTCCGCCGCGGCCTCGTCGCTTGA
- the guaA gene encoding glutamine-hydrolyzing GMP synthase, translating into MSGSASNSRQGPVLVVDYGAQYAQLIARRVREAQVYSEVVPHDTPVEEIKRRDPAAVVLSGGPSSVYAEGAPQVDPALFDAGIPVFGICYGFQAMTSALGGTVEHTGTREYGRTELAVSGAGGTLHADLPGHHPVWMSHGDSVSKAPEGFTVTASTKDTPVAAFEDVERRLAGVQYHPEVVHSPHGQEVLRRFLHDIAGVRPQWTTSSIVDDTVAAIREQIGDRRAICGLSGGVDSAVAAALVQRAIGDRLTCVFVDHGLLRAGERAQVERDFVAATGVRLVTIDAVDRFLDALAGVTDPEQKRKIIGREFIRVFEQAARDLQTEAGEAGEQIDFLVQGTLYPDVVESGGGSGAANIKSHHNVGGLPEDLQFELVEPLRALFKDEVRRVGLELGLPETIVHRQPFPGPGLGIRIIGEVTADRLETLRAADAIAREELTAAGLDRDIWQCPVVLLADVRSVGVQGDGRTYGHPVVLRPVSSEDAMTADWTRLPYEVLERISTRITNEVAEVNRVTLDVTSKPPGTIEWE; encoded by the coding sequence GTGTCCGGTTCCGCAAGCAACAGCCGCCAGGGGCCCGTGCTCGTTGTCGACTACGGCGCCCAGTACGCGCAGCTCATCGCGCGTCGGGTCCGCGAGGCGCAGGTCTACTCCGAGGTCGTCCCGCACGACACGCCGGTCGAGGAGATCAAGCGCCGCGACCCCGCCGCCGTGGTGCTCTCCGGCGGCCCCTCCAGCGTCTACGCCGAGGGCGCCCCGCAGGTCGACCCGGCGCTGTTCGACGCGGGCATCCCGGTGTTCGGCATCTGCTACGGCTTCCAGGCGATGACCTCGGCGCTCGGCGGCACGGTGGAGCACACCGGCACCCGCGAGTACGGCCGCACCGAGCTGGCGGTCAGCGGTGCGGGCGGCACGCTGCACGCCGACCTGCCCGGGCACCACCCGGTGTGGATGAGCCACGGCGACTCGGTGAGCAAGGCGCCGGAGGGCTTCACCGTCACCGCGTCGACCAAGGACACCCCGGTCGCGGCGTTCGAGGACGTGGAGCGGCGGCTCGCCGGCGTGCAGTACCACCCCGAGGTGGTGCACTCGCCGCACGGCCAGGAGGTGCTGCGGCGGTTCCTGCACGACATCGCCGGGGTGCGCCCGCAGTGGACCACCTCCTCCATCGTCGACGACACCGTGGCCGCGATCCGGGAGCAGATCGGCGACCGGCGCGCGATCTGCGGGCTGTCCGGCGGCGTGGACTCCGCGGTGGCCGCGGCCCTGGTGCAGCGCGCCATCGGCGACCGGCTGACCTGCGTGTTCGTCGACCACGGCCTGCTGCGCGCCGGCGAGCGCGCGCAGGTGGAGCGCGACTTCGTCGCGGCGACCGGCGTCCGGCTGGTCACCATCGACGCGGTGGACCGGTTCCTCGACGCGCTGGCCGGCGTGACCGACCCCGAGCAGAAGCGCAAGATCATCGGCCGGGAGTTCATCCGCGTCTTCGAGCAGGCCGCCCGCGACCTGCAGACCGAGGCCGGCGAGGCCGGTGAGCAGATCGACTTCCTGGTGCAGGGCACCCTCTACCCGGACGTGGTGGAGTCCGGCGGCGGCTCCGGCGCGGCGAACATCAAGAGCCACCACAACGTCGGCGGGCTGCCCGAGGACCTGCAGTTCGAGCTGGTCGAGCCGCTGCGCGCGCTGTTCAAGGACGAGGTGCGCCGGGTCGGCCTGGAGCTGGGCCTGCCGGAGACGATCGTGCACCGGCAGCCGTTCCCCGGCCCGGGCCTGGGCATCCGCATCATCGGTGAGGTCACCGCGGACCGGCTGGAGACGCTGCGCGCGGCGGACGCGATCGCCCGCGAGGAGCTGACCGCGGCGGGCCTGGACCGCGACATCTGGCAGTGCCCGGTGGTGCTGCTGGCCGACGTCCGCTCGGTCGGCGTCCAGGGCGACGGCCGCACCTACGGCCACCCGGTGGTCTTGCGGCCGGTCTCCAGCGAGGACGCGATGACCGCGGACTGGACCCGCCTGCCCTACGAGGTCCTGGAGCGCATCTCCACCCGCATCACCAACGAGGTGGCCGAGGTCAACCGGGTGACCCTGGACGTGACGTCCAAGCCCCCGGGGACCATCGAGTGGGAGTGA
- a CDS encoding GuaB3 family IMP dehydrogenase-related protein, with product MRDQVEIGMGRTAMRGYDLDDVAIVPSRRTRSSKDVSLAWQIDAYRFDIPLVTHPTDAVVSPATAVRIGELGGLGVLNAEGLWARHEDVEQKLFDVVRAAEEESDPDAAIRLLQDLHAAPIRHDLLTDALKQIKDSGVTVAARVSPQHAEELTPDLLAAGVEVLFVQGTIISAEHVARDGEPLNLKRFIADLDVPVVAGGVGDYRTAMHLMRTGAAGVIVGFGRSRAATTTQVLGIGVPMATAIADAAAARRDYLDETGGRYVHVIADGALTYSGDIAKAIACGADAVMLGEALTEATESPGQGYYWTAAAAHPSLPRSEIVGFAGSEADLETVLFGPSSDPYGTLNLFGGLRRAMAKTGYRDLKEFQKVGLTLRG from the coding sequence GTGCGCGATCAGGTGGAGATCGGCATGGGCCGCACAGCGATGCGCGGCTACGACTTGGACGACGTGGCGATCGTGCCCTCCCGGCGCACCCGCTCCTCGAAGGACGTGTCGCTGGCGTGGCAGATCGACGCGTACCGCTTCGACATCCCGCTGGTCACGCACCCCACCGACGCGGTCGTCTCGCCCGCGACGGCGGTGCGCATCGGTGAGCTCGGCGGTCTCGGCGTGCTCAACGCCGAGGGGCTGTGGGCGCGGCACGAGGACGTCGAGCAGAAGCTGTTCGACGTGGTGCGGGCCGCGGAGGAGGAGAGCGACCCGGACGCGGCGATCCGCCTGCTGCAGGACCTGCACGCCGCGCCGATCCGGCACGACCTGCTCACCGACGCGCTGAAGCAGATCAAGGACTCCGGTGTCACCGTGGCCGCGCGGGTCAGCCCGCAGCACGCCGAGGAGCTCACCCCGGACCTGCTCGCGGCCGGCGTCGAGGTGCTGTTCGTGCAGGGCACGATCATCTCCGCCGAGCACGTGGCCCGGGACGGCGAGCCGCTGAACCTCAAGCGCTTCATCGCCGACCTCGACGTCCCCGTGGTCGCCGGCGGGGTCGGCGACTACCGCACCGCGATGCACCTGATGCGCACCGGTGCGGCCGGGGTGATCGTCGGCTTCGGCCGGTCCCGCGCCGCGACGACCACCCAGGTGCTGGGCATCGGGGTGCCGATGGCCACGGCGATCGCCGACGCCGCTGCCGCGCGCCGCGACTACCTGGACGAGACCGGCGGCCGGTACGTGCACGTGATCGCCGACGGGGCGCTGACCTACTCCGGCGACATCGCCAAGGCGATCGCCTGCGGCGCGGACGCGGTGATGCTCGGCGAGGCGCTGACCGAGGCGACGGAGTCCCCGGGCCAGGGCTACTACTGGACCGCGGCGGCCGCGCACCCGAGCCTGCCGCGCAGCGAGATCGTCGGCTTCGCCGGGTCGGAGGCGGACCTGGAGACGGTGCTGTTCGGTCCGAGCAGCGACCCGTACGGCACGCTGAACCTCTTCGGCGGCCTCCGCCGCGCGATGGCCAAGACGGGCTACCGGGACCTCAAGGAGTTCCAGAAGGTCGGCCTGACCCTGCGTGGCTGA
- a CDS encoding DUF5319 domain-containing protein: MPPDPFAGDPEDPSMALGDHDTDDDLPLGDEERAELLADLTDLAVYQALLEPRGIRGIVVDCTDCGECHYHDWELLRASLEQLLHDGRMRPHEPAFDPNPSEYVTWEYCRGYADGVTESETSH; encoded by the coding sequence ATGCCCCCAGACCCGTTCGCGGGCGACCCGGAAGACCCGAGCATGGCACTCGGTGATCACGACACCGACGACGACCTGCCGCTCGGTGACGAGGAACGCGCCGAACTGCTCGCGGACCTGACCGACCTCGCGGTCTACCAGGCGCTGCTGGAGCCCCGCGGCATCCGCGGCATCGTGGTGGACTGCACCGACTGCGGTGAGTGCCACTACCACGACTGGGAGCTGCTGCGGGCCAGCTTGGAGCAGCTGCTGCACGACGGGCGGATGCGCCCGCACGAGCCCGCCTTCGACCCGAACCCCAGTGAGTACGTGACGTGGGAGTACTGCCGCGGCTACGCCGACGGGGTCACGGAGAGCGAGACCAGCCACTGA
- a CDS encoding GMC family oxidoreductase N-terminal domain-containing protein, giving the protein MAGRDGAHQGDTDFDVVVIGSGFGGSVAALRLTEKGYRVAVLEAGRRFTDDELPKTSWDLRKFLWAPQLGCYGVQRIHMLRNVLILAGAGVGGGSLNYANTLYRPLKPFYRDPQWAHITDWEAELAPYYDQATRMLGVVENPTTTPSDVVMKEVAKQMGVADTFHTTPVGVYFGTAGKTDPDPYFGGAGPARTGCTECGACMTGCRVGAKNTLVKNYLYLAEAGGAQVFPLTTVNRLAQGADGRWRIGTVRTGAKWNRRPRVFRADHVVLAAGTWGTQNLLHRSKARGDLPRLSDRLGYLTRTNSEAIIGAQMPKVDPERDFSTGVAITSSFHPDEDTHIEPVRYTKGANAMGLLQTLPTKGGTSESRIRQWFRYLRKHPLQTLRMLSVKNWSERTVILLVMQSLDNSLTTKLRKRFGRARLTSEQGHGAPNPTYIPAGEQANELVAEQIGGIAGGTWGELFDIPMTAHFLGGCAIGEDAEHGVIDPYHRAYGYPTMSIVDGSAVSANLGVNPSLTITAQAERAFAMWPNKGEADPRPDQREGYRQVAPVEPKAPMVPATAPAALRLPLV; this is encoded by the coding sequence ATGGCAGGACGTGACGGGGCGCACCAGGGTGACACCGACTTCGACGTGGTCGTGATCGGGTCCGGGTTCGGCGGCAGCGTGGCCGCACTGCGGCTGACCGAGAAGGGCTACCGCGTGGCGGTGCTCGAAGCCGGCCGCCGGTTCACCGACGACGAGTTGCCGAAGACGTCGTGGGACCTGCGCAAGTTCCTGTGGGCACCGCAGCTCGGCTGCTACGGCGTGCAGCGGATCCACATGCTGCGCAACGTGCTGATCCTCGCCGGGGCGGGCGTCGGCGGCGGGTCGCTGAACTACGCCAACACCCTCTACCGGCCGCTCAAGCCGTTCTACCGGGACCCCCAGTGGGCGCACATCACCGACTGGGAGGCCGAGCTCGCCCCGTACTACGACCAGGCGACTCGGATGCTCGGCGTGGTGGAGAACCCGACCACCACGCCGTCGGACGTGGTGATGAAGGAGGTCGCGAAGCAGATGGGCGTCGCGGACACCTTCCACACCACCCCGGTCGGCGTCTACTTCGGCACCGCGGGCAAGACCGACCCCGACCCGTACTTCGGCGGCGCCGGGCCCGCCCGCACCGGGTGCACCGAGTGCGGCGCCTGCATGACGGGCTGCCGCGTCGGGGCGAAGAACACGCTGGTGAAGAACTACCTGTACCTGGCCGAGGCGGGTGGCGCGCAGGTGTTCCCGCTGACCACGGTCAACCGCCTGGCGCAGGGCGCCGACGGCCGCTGGCGCATCGGCACGGTGCGCACCGGGGCGAAGTGGAACCGCCGGCCGCGCGTGTTCCGCGCCGACCACGTGGTGCTGGCCGCCGGCACCTGGGGCACGCAGAACCTGCTGCACCGCAGCAAGGCGCGCGGCGACCTGCCGCGGCTGTCCGACCGGCTCGGGTACCTGACCCGCACCAACTCCGAGGCGATCATCGGCGCGCAGATGCCGAAGGTCGACCCCGAGCGGGACTTCTCCACCGGGGTCGCGATCACCTCGTCGTTCCACCCCGACGAGGACACCCACATCGAACCGGTGCGCTACACCAAGGGCGCCAACGCGATGGGGCTGCTGCAGACCCTGCCCACCAAGGGCGGGACCTCCGAGTCGCGGATCCGGCAGTGGTTCCGCTACCTGCGCAAGCACCCGCTGCAGACGCTGCGCATGCTCTCGGTGAAGAACTGGAGCGAGCGCACGGTGATCCTGCTGGTGATGCAGAGCCTCGACAACTCGCTCACCACCAAGCTCCGCAAGCGCTTCGGACGCGCCCGGCTGACCTCCGAGCAGGGGCACGGCGCGCCGAACCCGACCTACATCCCGGCCGGGGAGCAGGCCAACGAGCTGGTCGCCGAGCAGATCGGCGGGATCGCGGGCGGCACCTGGGGCGAGCTGTTCGACATCCCGATGACCGCGCACTTCCTGGGTGGCTGCGCGATCGGCGAGGACGCCGAGCACGGCGTGATCGACCCGTACCACCGGGCCTACGGCTACCCGACGATGTCCATCGTGGACGGTTCGGCGGTGAGCGCGAACCTCGGCGTGAACCCGTCGCTGACGATCACCGCGCAGGCGGAGCGGGCGTTCGCGATGTGGCCGAACAAGGGCGAGGCCGACCCGCGGCCCGACCAGCGCGAGGGCTACCGCCAGGTGGCCCCGGTGGAGCCCAAGGCCCCGATGGTCCCGGCCACCGCCCCGGCGGCCCTGCGCCTGCCCCTCGTCTGA
- a CDS encoding anti-sigma-D factor RsdA, producing MAERRGPEGESAGRDPVESSQHDDRSIRADERDLAPADVPADEGTELSDNQRNPDSAEAGTTPSDAGDDGAAVLAFRQRSEGQDSAGDSGELVDHDDVDEPIDLAALQDDDELLDALGGTNPDVAVPAAGERPSLEALLVAWRRDVDSSPIGELVDVETAASAIAAGTRPRRWVKRRHLVPVATAAAVLMIGFTGVGVAARDAQPGDMLWGVAQVLYSDHTRAVQAASSAREDLNTAESAIERGNRTEAEAALQAAQQQMRVVDDEHGLSDLQAAHASLTKRIDRGTGQPSSDQSTPLTTPPTSTPSPSQPPELPDPTDSSSIPPTSSTPTETTTSPSETSGSSENPSSGWGGLFPHDSSSTSHP from the coding sequence GTGGCTGAGCGGAGAGGGCCCGAGGGGGAGTCGGCAGGACGCGACCCGGTCGAGTCCAGCCAGCACGACGACCGTTCGATCCGGGCTGACGAGCGGGACCTGGCTCCCGCCGACGTGCCCGCGGACGAGGGAACGGAACTGAGCGACAACCAGCGGAACCCCGACTCGGCCGAGGCCGGGACCACCCCGAGCGACGCCGGAGACGACGGCGCCGCGGTGCTCGCCTTCCGGCAGCGGTCGGAGGGCCAGGACAGCGCAGGCGACTCCGGCGAGCTGGTCGACCACGACGACGTGGACGAGCCGATCGACCTGGCCGCCCTGCAGGACGACGACGAGCTGCTGGACGCGCTCGGCGGGACCAACCCCGACGTGGCGGTCCCCGCGGCCGGCGAACGTCCCAGCCTGGAGGCGCTGCTGGTGGCCTGGCGGCGCGACGTCGACTCCTCGCCGATCGGCGAGCTCGTCGACGTGGAGACCGCGGCCTCCGCGATCGCGGCGGGCACGCGCCCGCGCCGGTGGGTCAAGCGGCGGCACCTGGTGCCGGTCGCGACCGCCGCTGCCGTGCTGATGATCGGGTTCACCGGCGTCGGCGTGGCGGCCCGCGACGCGCAGCCCGGCGACATGCTGTGGGGCGTCGCGCAGGTCCTCTACTCCGACCACACCCGCGCCGTGCAGGCCGCGAGCTCGGCGCGCGAAGACCTCAACACCGCGGAGAGCGCGATAGAGCGCGGCAACCGGACCGAGGCCGAGGCCGCGCTGCAGGCGGCCCAGCAGCAGATGCGCGTCGTGGACGACGAGCACGGGTTGTCGGACCTGCAGGCCGCGCACGCGTCGCTGACCAAGCGGATCGACCGGGGCACCGGCCAGCCGAGCAGCGACCAGTCGACCCCGCTGACCACGCCGCCGACCTCGACGCCGTCGCCGTCGCAGCCGCCGGAGCTGCCGGACCCGACGGACAGCTCGTCGATCCCGCCGACCTCGTCGACCCCGACGGAGACGACCACCTCGCCCAGCGAGACCAGCGGGAGCTCGGAGAACCCGTCGAGCGGTTGGGGCGGGCTGTTCCCGCACGACAGCAGCAGCACCAGCCACCCGTGA
- a CDS encoding sigma-70 family RNA polymerase sigma factor — protein MTNVGDGLDALVSAAVDGDRQSIERLLAEIRPLVVRYCRARVGRNERSFASADDVAQEVCLAVLTALPSYKDQGRPFLAFVYGIAAHKVADAHRALARNRSEPVADVPDTPESEAGPEQRAMQGELSGRMAQLLRVLPAKQREILLLRVVVGLSAEETAEAVGSTPGAVRVAQHRALARLRKTLSAEEVV, from the coding sequence ATGACCAACGTGGGGGACGGGCTGGACGCTCTTGTAAGCGCCGCCGTCGACGGCGATCGTCAGTCGATCGAGCGCTTGCTGGCCGAAATCCGTCCTTTGGTGGTGCGGTACTGCCGCGCCAGAGTCGGACGAAACGAGAGGTCGTTCGCGTCAGCGGACGACGTGGCCCAAGAGGTGTGCCTCGCGGTGCTGACCGCGTTGCCCTCCTACAAGGACCAGGGTCGTCCGTTCCTGGCGTTCGTGTACGGCATCGCCGCGCACAAGGTGGCTGATGCGCACCGAGCGTTGGCCCGCAACCGTTCTGAACCGGTGGCGGACGTTCCGGACACCCCGGAGTCCGAAGCCGGTCCAGAGCAGCGGGCGATGCAAGGTGAGCTCTCGGGCAGGATGGCGCAACTGCTTCGCGTCCTCCCGGCCAAGCAGCGGGAGATCCTGCTGCTCCGGGTGGTCGTCGGGTTGTCGGCGGAGGAAACCGCCGAAGCGGTCGGTTCGACACCGGGCGCGGTACGCGTGGCGCAGCACCGCGCGTTGGCCCGGCTGCGGAAGACGCTGTCCGCGGAGGAGGTGGTCTGA